A stretch of DNA from Sulfurovum sp. TSL6:
CAAAACAAATGTCTAACTCAGTAAGTGGTAAGAATATTGCACCACATATTAAGAACTTTGTAATGGTAAGTTCAGGTAAAGGTGGGGTTGGTAAATCTACAACTTCTGTAAACATTGCAGTGGCTATGGCAATGCAAGGTAAGAAAGTCGGTCTTCTTGATGCAGATATTTATGGACCGAACATTCCTCGTATGATGGGTGTTGAAGGTCAAAAACCGGAAATTGAAGGGAACAAAGCAGTACCATTAAAAGCATATGGTGTTGAAATTATGTCTATGGGTTCATTGATGGAGCCAGGAACATCTCTTATCTGGAGAGGTTCTATGATTATGAAAGCGATCGAGCAGTTCTTGAGAGATATTCTTTGGTCTGAACTGGATGTACTTGTGATCGATATGCCTCCAGGAACTGGTGATGCACAGCTTTCACTTGCACAAGCTGTACCTGTGACTGCGGGTATCACTGTAACAACACCACAAGAGGTTTCTCTTGATGACAGTAGACGTTCATTGGACATGTTCCAAAAACTACATATTCCAACTGCGGGTATCATTGAAAATATGAGCGGATTCATCTGTCCTTCGTGTGATACTGAGTCTGATATCTTTGGTATGGGTACAACAGAACCAGTAGCTAAAGAGTATGATACAAATGTGGTCGCTCGTATTCCGATAGAGCCAGCAATTAGAGTAGGTGGAGATACTGGTATGCCAGTCACCTATCACAAACCAGACTCTGAAACGGCTAAGCGTTATCAGGAAGCTGCAACGAACCTTCTTGCATTTATAGATAAAGTAAATGCTGAAGGTGGAGCAGATAACTCTAGTGTACAACCCACAACACCTCCAGGTGTAAGTGCTTGTAGTACTGGTGCAGGAGCAGCTTCTGCACCAGCAAAGGAAAAAACTGAAGGCGAAAGCTGTGGAACAGGCTGCGGCTGCCACTAAATTTTCACATTTTTTTGCATTTATGACCGAATCGCTTTGTTGCGTTCGGTCATAAATATTCAGTATACTCTCTCACTTCACTCATACCACTCAATCCAATCTCTAGTAAACATCATTTAACACAAGTGCAACTTAGTCGCATTTAATAAAGTTTCAGTTATAATCCCGCCATGAAAATAGAAGAACTTATCAAAGATAAAAATATCAAGCTTACCACTGCAAGAGTAAAGCTTTTAGAGATCTTAAAAGAAGCGGACAGACCTTTATGTTATGAAGAGATCAAAAATGATATCTCTATGGATAAAGCGACTTTTTATAGAAATATTTCCAAATTTGAGGAAGAGGATATATTGAATGCTTTTGAGTCCAATGATAAAAAAAGATACTTTGAGGTCAAATTAAATCCGCATGCACATTTTGTTTGTGTAAAGTGTAATAGTGTAGAGTGCATTAAAAATATTGATATCACATTGCCACATTATGAAATTAATAATGTGATTATCAACGGTACATGTCCGTCATGTTTAACATCAGTGTAATTTACGAATAGTTTAACACCTTATTTAATTTAATCATACGAAAGGAGACAATTTTTATGAAACTAAAACAGTCTGTGAAGTTACTACTTATTGCTCTTTTTGTATGGACATCTCAGAGTACAACCATTCATTTTCAACATCATGAGCTGGAGGAGATCTCAGAATGTAACGTCTGTGATACATCCCAGAAGATGAAGCTTTATCAACACAATAGACATGTGGTTGTGAGTAATGAGAACCTTGCTGTAAAAATAAGAAGAGAAGTGGAAAAGGTTGTTGTTAATTCAAGCTTTGACTATACAGGTGTACCACAATTTAAGCAGATTGATATTGTGAAACATTCACAATATAATGATAACTCCGTATTACTTGGGTTTAATGCTACTGCACCTCCAGTATATTTTGCATAATCAAGAAATAATTCAACAAAAACCATTTTCAAAAACAAAAAATATTAATAATTAAGGACAATACACTATGAAAAAAATAGTATTAACAAGTATGCTTTGTGCAGGACTCTCTTATGGTGATATAGCACAACTTTTAGAAGAAGACAAAAGAACGTTTGACAGTTCAAAATATATTCCGGATATCTCGCTCATTACGGATTTCTCTTATGTAAACAATAGCATTAAAGATGATGAGTTGTCTCATCTCGGACTTCCTGGTATCGCACATGGACTCTATGCAGAGCATGCGCACGGTGGAAGCAATGAGGCTACATATAATGCAAACCAGGGATTTAATTTTAACTATGCGGAACTGATACTCTCAAGCAATGTGGATCCATTTTTCAGTATGGATGCTACGTTTCACTTCAGTGAAAATGGTGTCGAAGTAGAGGAGGCTTATTTTACCTCGACAGCACTGGGACACGGACTGAGATTAAGAGGTGGTAAACTGCTTTCAAATTTCGGATATATCAATGCGCAACACCATCACTATTGGGATTTTGGGGATATGCCACTCGTCTATGAATCATTTTTGGGAACGCACGGGATCAACGAATTGGGTGCTCAGATGCAATGGACAGCGCCAACACCATTTTATCTTATGGCAGGGTTTGAGGCACTTCAAGGTGAAAATGAACAGATGTTTGGAAATGAATCATATAAGGATGGTGAGGGTGAAGCAATTATAGATGGTTCAACAGCACCATCTCTATACGTTGGGTATGTGAAATCCTCTTTTGATATGGGTGATACTACCATTTTTGGTGGACTGTCATATGCTCAAGGAGATTCAATGCTAGACCATAGTGACGACCATGAAGATCCTCATGTATTTAGTGGTGATAGCAAGCTTTATGGGGCTGATCTAGTAGTTCTTCATTCTATTGATTCATATAGCTCTATAAAATGGCAAACTGAGT
This window harbors:
- a CDS encoding Mrp/NBP35 family ATP-binding protein, translating into MTQENVLEALKNVTYPGFTKDIVTFGFVKDIVINGDTIGLTIDITSSADEVKAQLRLEATTELNKLGFKDVNINITAPEAPKQMSNSVSGKNIAPHIKNFVMVSSGKGGVGKSTTSVNIAVAMAMQGKKVGLLDADIYGPNIPRMMGVEGQKPEIEGNKAVPLKAYGVEIMSMGSLMEPGTSLIWRGSMIMKAIEQFLRDILWSELDVLVIDMPPGTGDAQLSLAQAVPVTAGITVTTPQEVSLDDSRRSLDMFQKLHIPTAGIIENMSGFICPSCDTESDIFGMGTTEPVAKEYDTNVVARIPIEPAIRVGGDTGMPVTYHKPDSETAKRYQEAATNLLAFIDKVNAEGGADNSSVQPTTPPGVSACSTGAGAASAPAKEKTEGESCGTGCGCH
- a CDS encoding Fur family transcriptional regulator, which codes for MKIEELIKDKNIKLTTARVKLLEILKEADRPLCYEEIKNDISMDKATFYRNISKFEEEDILNAFESNDKKRYFEVKLNPHAHFVCVKCNSVECIKNIDITLPHYEINNVIINGTCPSCLTSV